In the genome of Bremerella sp. P1, the window TTGCGATGCCATTTACTGGGAAGCGACCGAACAGTTTCTCGAGCCGAAGAAGTTCCTGGATGGTCTGCACGACGTGGCGGCCAAACCCTGGAAGGCACCTGGGGCTTTCAACGTTCGCGTGTCGCGAGTGATTGGCTATGGCGAACGACGTGATGATGAATCGCGCGACATGATCGTCGATAGCTTGGGGTTGGGCGTCTTGGGTTGGCCTGACTTTCAATGTCACTTCCGTGGATTGGACTGGCGCGAGATTCAGCAGATCGTTTACGAGAAGGCTCTAGAAGTCTTCGAGCATGGTCCGAAGCTGCAAGACGGTCAGGCCTTTCCCGGCATCAATGCGAGCCAGGTTTGGAAGTGTCGTTTCGAAGAGGCCATCTTGGGGCCGCCTCGTAAGGTCATCGACATCGATCCCGGCATTCCGTACTGTGCCGGCCTTCGCTATGCCATCACCGCAGGCGTTTACGTGAAGTAGATTACGCCTGGGATGAATTCTTGAGAATCAGTTTTCTCTTGTGTAACTCTTCATATCCAAGCGGTATCGAAGTGGTCAGTTACGTTGAATTACTGACAACCACACACAAGGAGAACACCTCATGCCTCGCCTGCAACCCATTGCATTGGAAAGTGCCCAAGGCAAACAACGCGAGCTGCTCGATGCTGCGAAGAAGAAGCTCGGCAAGCACATCAACATCGTCGCGACGATGGCCAACTCGACATCGGTTTTGGAAGCGTACCTCGGCTTTTCCGGCGCGATGGGACACTCCCAACTGTCGGCCAAGGCCCGCGAAGCAGTCGCCTTGCGAG includes:
- a CDS encoding DUF4261 domain-containing protein, which gives rise to MLDDNADSRDYRVRLFYKAKPDVPKGLILDNMQKRSDGFAPRDGKRDSERLDFRHPKHVANIGGKSVGATWSIREEEIEYPGDLTPFLPALEQSWLWDDAEEAVGECEHQLVVLDQTASNMRPLERLQMMQFLVASIIEAIPCDAIYWEATEQFLEPKKFLDGLHDVAAKPWKAPGAFNVRVSRVIGYGERRDDESRDMIVDSLGLGVLGWPDFQCHFRGLDWREIQQIVYEKALEVFEHGPKLQDGQAFPGINASQVWKCRFEEAILGPPRKVIDIDPGIPYCAGLRYAITAGVYVK